AGATGCAGCGCGAAGGGCCGTCGAACACTGCCCGACAGCGTACACGCTCCATTACGACGCAGAACCCGGCATCGCTAGAAGGAAACTTCGACGGGCGTCGGTGCGTGTCAGTGAGCGCCGCGGCGATGCGGGTTTTTCCTGGTCTTGCCGGTCGCTTTCTTGCGCGGTTCTTCGGAGGGCTCGGGCGCGAGTTCCATCGACGCACCCTGATAGACCCATTCGAGCAGCGAGTCGTGCGCGGCGCGTGCCGCTTCCGCGTGCGGACTGTTGATCAGACTCACGACCACATAGCTGACACCGTCCGCGGCCGCGACGTAGCCCGCGATCGCGCGCACATCGCGCAGCGTGCCGGTCTTGATGTGCGCGTTGCCGACCACCGGCTGCGTGGTGAGCCGGTTGCGCATCGTGCCGTCCACGCCGACGACGGGCAGCGAATCGACGAACACCTGCGCGACCGGACTCGCGTTCGCCGCCTGCAGCAGATCGGCGAGCAGCAGCGCGGTGACGTGCTCGTCGCGCGACAGGCCCGAGCCGTTGTCGAGCGACAGGTCGTCGATCGGCAATGCACTGCGCGACAGGAACGCTTCGATTGCGTGCGCCGATTTCGCGGGGGTCGCCGGCGGTTTCGCCGCGACCGCGCCGATCGTCAGGAACAGGTTGCGCGCCATCGTGTTGTTGCTGAACTTGTTGATGTCGCGAACGATGTCGCCGAGCGGCGGGCCCTGATGCGTCGCGACGAGCTTCGCATCGGCGGGCACGGCGCCTTCGCGCGTCGCGCCGTTGAACGTGCCGCCCGTTTGCTGCCACAGCGCGAGGAACCCGCCCGCGAAGAACGCCGAGTGATCGAGCACCGCGACGTTGATCGTGCGCGGTCCGCAGCGCAGCGGATAGTCGCCGGCAAACGATGCGACGACCGTGCCGTTCTGCGTCGGCGTCACGCTCGGCGCGAGCGCCGCGCCTTCGCCACGGCACGGACCGCTGCTCGCGTGCAACTGGTTTTCGATCTGCAACTGCGCGAGCGCGGGCAGCACGTCGATCGCGACGCTGCCGTCCGGGGCCGGCGTCAGCGTGAACGACAGCGACTTGAACGCGTACAGCAACGGATCGGGACCGACGTTGTACGGCGCGGTGATGTCGTCGTCGAATGGCGGCAGATCGCGTGTCGACGCGTCGAAGTAGCGCTTGTCGAGCACCAGTCCGCCGTCGATTCCCTTGATCCCCGCCTGATGGATTTTCTGCACGAGGTCGATCAGTTCTTCGGGGACGAGCTTCGGATCGCCGGTGCCCTGGATGTACAGATTGCCGTGCAGCACGCCGTTCGCGTCGAGCGTGCCGTCGGCGTACGCGCTCGTGCGCCAGCGGTAATCGGGGCCGAGCAGCGACAGACCCGACCACGTGGTGACGAGCTTCATCGTCGATGCGGGCAGCATCGGTTTGCCGGCGTTCAGCGCGACGATCGGCGTCGTGTCGCCCACTTTCTCGACGACCACGCTGATCGCCGACAGCGGCACGTGCGCACGCTGCAGTCCGGCCATCACCTGAGGCGGCAATACGGTGGTGACGTTGACGGCCGGATGCTTCGCCTTGATCCGCGCGTGCGCGGGCGGCGCGGCGACGAGCGCGACGCAGGCGAGTGCAATGGCGGTGGCGGCGACAGCAGTGCGATGCGTGGCGGCGCCAGGCGTGGCATCAGTCGATATGCAGGGAAGAGTAGAAGCCCCCGTGCGTGCGACACGGGAACGATAGAGGCTGAAAGCGCGCGACAGCGAAGCGAAAGCGTGAGTCATAAAAACCTGGACGTGCGGGGCGGGTATCGAAGGCACGAAGCTGCGTCGGACGCAGCTTCACGGCACCCATAGCGAGCGAAAGCGCACATTGTAGAGACATGCCGCGATGCTGCGTTGAAAAAGCGACGCGACGTGCGCAACGAAGCGCGGGCGCTAGAATGCGGACATTCGCAACGATATGGAACCTGCGTGCCATGCGCATACTGCTTGTCGAAGACGACCGGATGATTGCCGAGGGCGTGCGCAAGGCGCTGCGCGGCGAAGGCTTCGCGGTCGACTGGGTGCAGGACGGCGAGGCGGCGTTGAGCGCCGCGTCCGGCGAACCTTACGATCTGCTGCTGCTCGACCTCGGCCTGCCGAAGCGCGACGGTCTCGATGTGCTGCGCACGCTGCGCGCGCGCGGCCATGCGCTGCCGGTGCTGATCGTCACCGCGCGTGATGCGGTCGCCGATCGCGTGAAGGGTCTCGACGCGGGCGCCGACGACTACCTCGTGAAGCCGTTCGATCTCGACGAACTCGGCGCGCGGATGCGTGCGCTGATCCGTCGGCAAGCCGGACGCAGCGAGTCGATCGTTCGCTACGGCGCGCTGACGCTCGATCCGACCGGCCATCAGGTGACGCTCGACGGTTCGCCGATCGCGTTGTCCGCGCGCGAATTCGCGCTGCTCGAAGCGCTGCTCGCGCGGCCCGGCGCCGTGCTGTCGAAGAGCCAGCTCGAAGAAAAGATGTACGGCTGGGGCGAAGAGATCGGCAGCAATACCGTCGAGGTCTACATCCACGCGCTGCGCAAGAAGCTCGGCGCCGACCTGATCCGCAACGTGCGCGGCCTTGGCTACATGATCGCGAAGGAAGCCTGAGCCGATGCGTTCGATTCGTCGTCAATTGCTGTTCTGGCTGCTTGCCATTGTGATGTTCGGTCTCGGTGTCGCGGGGTGGCTGATCTACCGTCAGGCGCTCGCCGAAGCCAACGAGCTGTTCGATTACCAGTTGCAGGAGATTGCGGCCGCGTTGCCCGCGGAACCGTTCTCGCAGATCCTCAGCTCGCGCGATACCGGTGACGAAGGCATCGTGCTGCAGATCTGGAATCGCAACGGCGTGTTGATGTACTACTCGCATCCGCGTGCGCCGCTCGCGCCGCGCGCGGAACTCGGCTTCTCGACCGAGAAGACCGAGCGCGGCGACTGGCGCGTGTACGGCGCGATCGTCGGCGATAACGTCGTGCAGCTTGCGCAGCCCGTGTCGGTGCGCAACCGGCTCGCGGCGAACGTCGCGCTGCGCACGCTGTGGCCGCTGATCGTGCTGCTGCCGCTGCTCGGCGTAGCGGTGTGGGGTGTCGTCGGACGTGGGCTCGCGCCGCTGCGACGGGTTGCCGGTGCGCTCGACACGCGGCATCCCGAAGCGCTCGATCCATTGCCCGATGCGCGACTGCCGCTCGAAGTGCAGCCGCTCGTGCGCGCGCTCAATGCGCTGCTCGATCGGCTCGCGATCGCGCTCGACACGCAGAAGGCTTTCGTCGCCGATGCCGCGCACGAGTTGCGTACGCCGCTCGCGGCGGTGCAGATCCAGTCGCAGCTCGTCGCACGCGCACGCGACGACGCCACGCGCAGCGAAGCGCTCGCCGATCTGCAGTCGGGCATCACGCGCGCGACGCGTCTCGCCGAACAGCTGCTCGCACTCGCACGCGCGGAACCGGATGGTCCAGTCACGTCGAAAGCCGTCGATCTGCATGCACTGCTCGACGAATGCGTGACGACGTACGTGCCGCTCGCGCAGCAACGCGACGTCGATCTCGGCATCGAAGGCAGCGAGCCCGCAACGGTGATCGCCGACGCGCAGACGCTGCGCGTGATGCTGAACAATCTGCTCGATAACGCGACCAAGTACACGCCGTCGGGTGGACGGGTCGACGTGAGCCTGAAGGTCGAGGAAGGGCATCCGGTCGTGCGCATTGCGGACAGCGGGCCAGGCATTCCGGTCGACGAGCGTGAGCGTGTGTTCGATCGGTTCTATCGCGTCGGGTCCGGTGCTACGCGCGAACGCACCGACGTCGCCGGCAGCGGACTCGGTCTCGCGATCGTGAAGCGCATCGCGATGCAGCAGCGTGCGTCGGTGACGCTGGGTGAAGCGCCGTCGGGCGGTTTGCTCGTGACGGTGCGTTTCTGACGATGCGCGTGCACGTCGGTGCGTGTCGATGCGAGTGCATCGACGCACATCGCGTACGCGTGTCACACGCACGTGGCATACAGGTCACTCGTACATCGCAAACCCGCTCGCACATACGCCCACACATCGATAGCAAGCCTA
This portion of the Paraburkholderia flava genome encodes:
- the dacB gene encoding D-alanyl-D-alanine carboxypeptidase/D-alanyl-D-alanine-endopeptidase; its protein translation is MTHAFASLSRAFSLYRSRVARTGASTLPCISTDATPGAATHRTAVAATAIALACVALVAAPPAHARIKAKHPAVNVTTVLPPQVMAGLQRAHVPLSAISVVVEKVGDTTPIVALNAGKPMLPASTMKLVTTWSGLSLLGPDYRWRTSAYADGTLDANGVLHGNLYIQGTGDPKLVPEELIDLVQKIHQAGIKGIDGGLVLDKRYFDASTRDLPPFDDDITAPYNVGPDPLLYAFKSLSFTLTPAPDGSVAIDVLPALAQLQIENQLHASSGPCRGEGAALAPSVTPTQNGTVVASFAGDYPLRCGPRTINVAVLDHSAFFAGGFLALWQQTGGTFNGATREGAVPADAKLVATHQGPPLGDIVRDINKFSNNTMARNLFLTIGAVAAKPPATPAKSAHAIEAFLSRSALPIDDLSLDNGSGLSRDEHVTALLLADLLQAANASPVAQVFVDSLPVVGVDGTMRNRLTTQPVVGNAHIKTGTLRDVRAIAGYVAAADGVSYVVVSLINSPHAEAARAAHDSLLEWVYQGASMELAPEPSEEPRKKATGKTRKNPHRRGAH
- a CDS encoding response regulator is translated as MRILLVEDDRMIAEGVRKALRGEGFAVDWVQDGEAALSAASGEPYDLLLLDLGLPKRDGLDVLRTLRARGHALPVLIVTARDAVADRVKGLDAGADDYLVKPFDLDELGARMRALIRRQAGRSESIVRYGALTLDPTGHQVTLDGSPIALSAREFALLEALLARPGAVLSKSQLEEKMYGWGEEIGSNTVEVYIHALRKKLGADLIRNVRGLGYMIAKEA
- a CDS encoding ATP-binding protein produces the protein MRSIRRQLLFWLLAIVMFGLGVAGWLIYRQALAEANELFDYQLQEIAAALPAEPFSQILSSRDTGDEGIVLQIWNRNGVLMYYSHPRAPLAPRAELGFSTEKTERGDWRVYGAIVGDNVVQLAQPVSVRNRLAANVALRTLWPLIVLLPLLGVAVWGVVGRGLAPLRRVAGALDTRHPEALDPLPDARLPLEVQPLVRALNALLDRLAIALDTQKAFVADAAHELRTPLAAVQIQSQLVARARDDATRSEALADLQSGITRATRLAEQLLALARAEPDGPVTSKAVDLHALLDECVTTYVPLAQQRDVDLGIEGSEPATVIADAQTLRVMLNNLLDNATKYTPSGGRVDVSLKVEEGHPVVRIADSGPGIPVDERERVFDRFYRVGSGATRERTDVAGSGLGLAIVKRIAMQQRASVTLGEAPSGGLLVTVRF